A single genomic interval of Geotrypetes seraphini chromosome 1, aGeoSer1.1, whole genome shotgun sequence harbors:
- the LOC117352556 gene encoding uncharacterized protein LOC117352556: MDQQQLMAFLTAERQKQSEDLQAVLKTNQELWYRSQELSRRQHDEMVLAMGEQTKVLSQILQRPPPATGSDSGLSAIHQTTGAATPLSLVNLCKITPADAPDEFLVAFERVATAAGWPQGQWAVRLLPCLAGETLSAFQTLAPELANDYLAVKNHILEYLGYTPEHYRQRFRATVMQDKERPKALVQKLTKLAERWLGPWLGNPRALVLEVIREQFLQSAPKNLRGWVQRQGCKTLGQTLEVAEAYIDAQGAYEEERITMPLMRGKGKVDREQGFQSRTTELPKAKEPQQKETLRCYRCGKAGHIQRTCRVTRDLMITRGQAARIPKEYRVKVLVANKQITALVDTGAEQSVVSEQLWKQLGGSPSPGVEKVPITCVHGKSHEYPLKQLNLQYKGKKMELPVAVVEAVPYSLILGRDWLVQAQTGGFKGCERQGGYVWGTSEDRGRVVGTAQARESRAQKPKQWKPTIRWAPLSEQARAPTRAYLRAAGYDLYAAHDQVVPARGRALINTDIQVSPPPGAYLRVAPRSGLALKHSIDVAAGVIDPDFRGNLAVVLVNQGDTEYRVQPGDPIAQMVCERIWHARLEQRVRLPDTERGEQGFGSTGVKTLEIGTPSDLSLHPKEGIETAKLAFLDAEILKLRDELTAARKDWEAKGKAQAVTKDQAWADQVDRNRQQARDESTAQFQREAEKLTNLIEQVNSQLKVVQEQVRESQTQQQVIQNSVREIKDTCGELTTRTDTTEGWLAKQKLQEEQIEQHAQHFEKVLDTFKDIDQDLEEVRQQLENMQKGELGGITQVIAALAQRVDGLEGAKSQVDEALGKPYQPPILRWPEDFEDPDPPTLELAKKGNKPRRRY; this comes from the coding sequence ATGGACCAGCAACAACTGATGGCGTTCCTGACAGcggagagacagaaacaaagcGAGGACTTGCAGGCTGTCTTGAAAACCAATCAAGAACTTTGGTACAGATCCCAGGAGCTGTCTCGCCGTCAACATGATGAGATGGTACTGGCCATGGGGGAGCAAACCAAGGTACTTTCGCAAATTTTGCAAAGACCCCCGCCAGCTACGGGTAGTGACTCAGGACTGAGTGCCATTCATCAAACCACAGGAGCAGCTACCCCCCTCTCGTTGGTAAATCTGTGTAAGATAACTCCAGCCGATGCGCCCGATGAATTCCTGGTCGCATTCGAGAGggtagctactgctgctggttggcctcagggtcAGTGGGCTGTTAGGCTGCTACCCTGTTTAGCGGGAGAAACTCTGTCTGCTTTTCAGACATTAGCCCCTGAATTGGCGAATGACTACCTGGCAGTAAAAAATCATATATTAGAATATCTGGGGTATACGCCTGAACATTACCGTCAGCGTTTTAGGGCGACGGTAATGCAGGATAAGGAGAGGCCCAAAGCGCTTGTACAGAAATTAACCAAACTGGCCGAGAGGTGGCTTGGCCCATGGTTGGGGAACCCCAGAGCATTAGTGTTGGAGGTGATACGTGAGCAGTTTCTGCAGTCCGCCCCGAAGAACCTGCGAGGGTGGGTGCAAAGACAGGGCTGTAAAACTCTAGGCCAAACCCTTGAGGTGGCAGAGGCCTATATTGATGCTCAGGGTGCCTATGAGGAAGAACGTATTACTATGCCTCTGATGCGTGGAAAGGGGAAGGTTGACAGGGAACAAGGCTTCCAAAGtagaaccacagaactccctAAGGCCAAGGAACCCCAGCAGAAAGAAACACTTAGGTGTTATCGCTGCGGGAAAGCAGGCCATATCCAAAGGACCTGTAGGGTTACCAGGGATCTGATGATAACCCGGGGACAGGCTGCTAGGATTCCTAAAGAGTACAGGGTAAAGGTCTTAGTAGCGAACAAACAGATAACAGCACTGGTGGATACAGGGGCCGAGCAATCGGTGGTATCAGAACAGTTATGGAAACAGTTAGGGGGAAGCCCAAGCCCAGGAGTGGAGAAGGTTCCCATAACATGTGTCCATGGGAAGTCCCATGAATACCCTCTCAAACAGTTGAACCTCCAGtataagggaaaaaaaatggaGTTGCCTGTGGCCGTGGTAGAAGCGGTACCCTACTCATTGATATTGGGTCGGGACTGGCTTGTACAGGCTCAGACAGGGGGGTTCAAGGGCTGTGAAAGACAGGGAGGATATGTGTGGGGAACTTCAGAGGATCGAGGAAGGGTGGTAGGAACTGCCCAAGCACGTGAATCACGAGCGCAGAAACCAAAGCAGTGGAAGCCTACGATTAGGTGGGCCCCACTGTCGGAACAGGCCAGGGCTCCCACACGGGCATACCTTAGAGCTGCAGGTTATGACCTATATGCGGCTCATGACCAAGTTGTCCCGGCTAGGGGAAGGGCCCTGATAAATACCGACATTCAAGTGTCGCCCCCGCCAGGTGCTTACCTTAGGGTGGCGCCAAGATCAGGGTTAGCATTAAAACACTCCATAGATGTGGCTGCGGGAGTAATCGACCCTGACTTTAGAGGGAACTTGGCAGTGGTACTGGTTAACCAGGGGGATACCGAATACAGGGTCCAACCCGGGGACCCCATCGCTCAGATGGTGTGCGAGCGAATTTGGCACGCCAGGTTGGAGCAACGGGTGAGGCTCCCAGATACAGAAAGGGGAGAACAGGGATTTGGGTCCACAGGGGTGAAGACACTGGAAATAGGAACACCCTCAGACTTAAGTCTCCACCCGAAAGAAGGGATTGAGACCGCTAAGCTGGCCTTCCTGGATGCTGAAATACTTAAATTAAGAGATGAGTTGACAGCAGCCAGGAAGGATTGGGAGGCCAAAGGGAAAGCTCAAGCAGTAACCAAGGATCAAGCTTGGGCGGATCAGGTGGACAGGAATAGGCAGCAGGCTAGGGATGAAAGCACTGCCCAATTCCAGAGGGAAGCGGAGAAACTGACTAACCTCATAGAACAGGTGAATTCCCAGCTCAAGGTGGTCCAAGAGCAAGTTAGGGAAAGTCAGACTCAACAACAAGTGATACAAAATAGTGTCAGGGAAATTAAGGATACTTGCGGTGAGCTAACCACCAGAACTGACACAACAGAAGGTTGGTTAGCGAAACAGAAGCTGCAGGAAGAGCAAATAGAACAGCACgctcaacattttgaaaaggtTCTGGATACATTTAAAGATATAGACCAGGACCTTGAGGAAGTGAGACAGCAGTTGGAAAACATGCAGAAAGGAGAATTGGGTGGTATAACCCAGGTGATAGCTGCATTGGCTCAGAGGGTGGATGGTTTGGAAGGGGCCAAGAGTCAGGTTGATGAGGCTTTAGGAAAACCATATCAGCCACCGATCTTGAGATGGCCCGAGGACTTTGAAGACCCCGATCCACCAACCTTAGAGCTAGCAAAAAAAGGTAATAAACCAAGGAGACGTTACTAA